In Cervus elaphus chromosome 29, mCerEla1.1, whole genome shotgun sequence, a single window of DNA contains:
- the LOC122685795 gene encoding small ubiquitin-related modifier 2-like, producing MADKKPKEEVKTENNDHINLKVVGQDGSVVQFKIKRPLSKLMKAYCERQGLSMRQIRFQFDRQSINEIDTTAQLEMEDEDTIVFQ from the exons ATGGCAGATAAAAAGCCCAAGGAAGAAGTCAAGACTGAGAACAATGATCATATTAATTTGAAGGTGGTGGGGCAGGATGGTTCTGTGGTGCAGTTTAAGATTAAGAG gCCTCTTAGTAAACTAATGAAAGCCTATTGTGAACGACAGGGCTTGTCAATGAGGCAGATCAGATTCCAATTTGACAGGCAGTCAATCAATGAAATAGACACAACTGCACAGCTGGAGATGGAAGATGAAGATACAATCGTATTCCAGTAG